The genomic stretch GCAGCGGTGATTAACGTTCCTGAAAACTTTGATGAATCTAAACCGTATCCTGCCATTGTTGTTTCTCATCCTGGTGGCGGCGTTAAAGAGCAGACAGCGGGAACCTACGCGAAAAAACTATCAGAACATGGCTTCGTGACTATCGCATTCGACGCATCGTTTCAGGGCGAAAGTACAGGTGAGCCTCGCCAATTAGAAAACCCTCACATTCGTACCGAAGATGTGAGTGCCGTTATCGATTATCTCACCACTCTTGACTACGTAGATAACGAACGCATTGGTGCAATGGGGATTTGTGCAGGTGCCGGTTACACCGCGAACGCAGCGATTAATGACCGCCGCATTAAGGCTGTCGGTACCGTCAGCATGGTTAATATCGGTCAAATGTTCCGTAATGGTTGGGATAACAGTGTAAAAGACAGCGACGCCATCCCTTACATCGAGGCGGGATCACTCGCCAGAACTTCAGACGCGAGCGGTGCTGAATTTGTCACAATCCCAATGGCACCGTTAAAAGAAGAAGACGCACCAAACGAAGAGTTACGCCAAGCGTGGGAGTATTACCACACCGATCGCGCGGCATATTGCACAGCGCCGGGCTTTGCAACCGCACGTAGTTTGAATCAAATCATCACTTACGATGCGTTTTTCAAAGCAGAAGCGTTCTTGACTCAGCCATTGCTGACCGTTGTCGGTAGCGAGGCTGGCAGCAAATGGATGAGCGATGACCTAATGGAACGAGCGGCGAGTACGGATAAACACATGCATGTCGTTGACGGCGCAAATCACATGGATCTTTATGATGGTGAAACCCCTATAGCAGAAGCGATTGGAGCTCTAGCGCCGTTTTTCCAACGCACGCTTTAACAGATTGATTTGAGATACCAGATAGTTTGGCTCTGCGATCTCGAGCCAAATTTGAAACTAGGAACAAAGATATGAACACTCAAAAAGTAACATTCAGAAACGCAGATATGGCTTGGGATATAGCGGCACTTATTCTACTACCTGAAGGTTTTGATGAATCCAAACGTTACCCAACCATGATAAGCGTTCACCCATTTGGCAGTTGCAAAGAGCAAACGTCAAGCGCGGTATACGGAAAAGCATTAGCTGAGCTTGGTTACGTGGTGATCGCCTTTGATGCGAGTTTTCAAGGTGAATCTGGAGGGTTACCTCGTTATGTTGAAGACCCAAGCCAACGCGTTGAAGACATCAGTCGCGTTATCGACTACGCAGTAACCCTGCCGTATGTCGATGAAACTCGAATTGGTGGCTTGGGAATTTGCGGTGGCGGGGCTTATGTCATCAGTGCCGCTTTAACAGAAAAACGTTTGAAAGCGGTAGTTGGCATTACGCCAGTCAATGTGGGACGCTTATTCCGTGAAGGATTCAGCTTGTACAACCCAAACGGCACGCTGGAAGCAATGGCGGCACAGCGTACCGCTGAAGCTCGCGGCGGAGAATTACAAGTCAACGAACTTCTTCCACCAAACCTAGAGTTTGCCAAAGAAAATGGCTTAACTGAGCGCGATGTGTTTGAGGCGACTGACTACTATAAAACGCCTCGCGGACAGACTGAAGGCGGAGCCACGCGCATGTTGTTTTCTCATGCTCAGAAAACCCTAAGTTGGGATGCTTTTGCCTTCACTGAAACTTTATTAACTCAACCAGTGATGACCGTGATTGGTCAAAAAGTGGGAGCGTTTGGCGCTTATCGTGATGGTCAGGAGGTTTATGGTCGAGCTGTCGCATCAAAGGATCGCCAACTAGTTGATCTAGAAAGCTGGTCTCACTATGAGTTGTATGACCATCCACAAGCAGTTGGAATGGCAATGGAGAAAGTCTCGCCCTTCTTGGATAAGCATTTGAAGTAATCTGAAATCAAGAGTGCCACCAAACCGGTCGCACTCTTACTTCTCTGTTATTCCTATTTCCCAGTTAATAGCCATAGGTCAGTGACTATGTTTCGATGGACGCTCATCGTTCTATTTATATTGTTCGTACTTTTGATGGTGGTTGCTCTCGTCGTTACTCAAATCGAAAACTCACAATACCGCAAGCACAAACAAAAGCAGCAACATCTGCAGCACTCGTTAACCGGTGAGTCTAAAACCGCAATCGTCGTTTTCTCTCGCTCAGGGAATACCGCCACTCTGTCCGAACATATTGCCAACAAAACAAATGGGCATGTTTATGAAATTTTTGCCAAAAGCTACGCGCTCGGCATTCCAGGATGGATAAGTGCGTTGAAAGATGCCAGAAGTAATGTGGCAGAGATCGTCCCACAGCATATCGACCTCTCCTCTTACGATACGGTTTATCTCGGCTCTCCTATTTGGTTATACAGTCCAGCCCCACCTATTTGGCAATTTGTGAAAGACAACGATTTAACCAACAAACGGGTCATATTGTTTAACTCGTTCAATAGTAAATTTGAACAACACTTTATTGACGAATTTGCTGCATTAGTTCGAGCCAAAGGCGCAACAAGCTTCGAGCATCAATATGTAAAACGAGGAAGAATGGGAGACCAGTTATCTACAGACGAAATGTTAGCCGCGTTTGACCATCTCACCCCCCAATCAATAAGTTCACGTTAAACATGGCACTGTTTAAGCGGCAATATAATAGGCAAAAAGGGAGCGAATACTCCCTTTTCTGTTTAGACCTCGACTCAGGCTATACATAGGAACACATTGTCTTGTATCACCTATCTAGACGTTCAAGTAACTGATTCGATAACGTCTCTACCACTGGTTTTACTTTATCCTTTTTCCAAACGAAGCAAAGAGGCAGTTGAAGTTCGAATTTGTGTAATGGCAAGAACTGTACAAGTGCCGAAGTTCGAGCAATATGCCTGCTGTTCACAATTGCAACCCCTTGCCCTGCTGCAACCAACGCGAGCATTGAGCTTTCATGATGTGCCCAATGAAGAACATTTGGCGTAAGTCCAAGAGATTTAAACTTTTGCTCTTGCCAATCATAAAAAGTGGGATAAGAAGATCTAGGAAATCGGATAAAAGGCAAAGAATTGAGTTGCTCTACAGATATACTCTCGTTGAACTTTTCTCGCCATGATGCAGGGTACGCGAATGCCATATTATCTTTGCGTAGCTCTATCGTATTGTATGAACTATCAAGATTTTTAAATAAGTAAACGAACGCACAATCCAAATTACCATTTTCAATTTGATCCAATAACTTTACGGTATTGTCCGTCACCATTTCCATCGCAATATCTGGATTTTTTTCTCGAAAGGTACTTAGATATTTAGGGACAAGCCCCTCCCAAAGTACAGACTCTACAGATCCTAACTTCAGATTCCCAATAGAACCCAATGCCACTCTCTTAACCATTTGAGTCGTATTTTCCAAATTGTTCATCATTTCGCTCATTTGGTCTCTGTAATATTCTCCAGCCAAAGTTAGTGTTAGTCTCCTAGAAGCTCTTTCAAACAACTGCACACCTAGTTCACCTTCCAACTCACTAACCTGTCTAGAGATGGCGGGTTGAGTAACATGCAGTACTTGAGACGCCTTTCTAACCCCTCCATAATTAGCAACAGCCAAAAAATATTTAATTTGTCGAAGCTCCATCACCGCCCCAATAGTTAACCAATAAGCATCAATTGATAAAGATATATCAATATTTATTATCACCAGTCCAGCGTAGTCTTCTAAAAAACACAATTTAGAAGACACAATGAACACAAGTAGTTTAAAAACTCACAAAAAAGGCAACTTCATCAAAGGAATTGGATACGGTATTGCAACTGTGAGTTGTTGGGGAGTAATGAACGTTACAACGCATGATGCACTAAGGAGTGGCTTTTTACCAAATGACCTAACGATGCTGCGTTATTGTATTGCGGGAATGATATGCCTACCTTGGGTGCTAGTTAATCACAGCAAAGAACAAGGCCTGTTACCGTGGCTGAAAGCATCTGTATTCGCGCTATTGGCTGGGCCACTGTACGGTTGGCTGGTAAATAAAGGAATGCAACTCACTCCTTTAACTTATGCGAGCGTTATGGTGCCTACGTTTACAATGTTGATTACGATTTTGTTGCTTTTCTCAATGAAGATTGACGTTAGCAAAAATCAAGTGATTGGAACCTTCGTTATTATCTTTGGGCTATATTCTCTGATCAGTAGCAATTCTAGCCCGTCACCACAAAGCCAAATGGGTGTACTTGCGTTTTTATTGGCCGGGTTTATTTGGTCTTGCTTCACCATCTTATTGAAGAAGTGGGAACTTGAACTGGTGCCAACGATTTTCATGATGAACATCGTTTCTGGAATAGTCTACGTTCCGATTTTCCTTTCCAGTGAACAATCCGAACTGTCTAGTATACCTATTGAACATTGGGCTGAGCAGATTGTAGTTCAAAGCATACTCGCTTCAATTGTCGTAGTTTTTACTTTCGCTAAGGCTGTTGAGTATCTGGGCGCATCTATTGCTTCTACGCTACCTGCGCTGATTCCTTTAGTTTCTATTTCTCTCGCTATTTGGTTCTTTGAACAATCGATTACAACCAACGAAAAAATAGCCCTAACTGTGATTTCCATAGGGTTTGTTTTATGCACACTTTGCAAGCACACAAAAAAACAAGAGAGATGAAGACATCCCCCCTTAATAACTAAAGAAGCAATGGGAAACGAGCTCATCAGTCGTAATTTCGGAAAAAGAGACGAAAAAAAGAAGCTTCAAATAGTAACGTACAGCGAATCCAACGAACTTTTTGCTGTATTTAAACAATACATGATGCCGACTATTGATGGGGCCATAGGGTGGGATGAAGACTTTCAGTTTGACGGATTTGTAGAAAACCTCAAACGAGATTGGTTCAGATGGTTAATTGTAAGAAATGAGAAAGCAGGATTGGTTTGTTTTCGTACAATAGAATCTAGAATCCATATCCACCTTTTAATCGTGTTTCATCCATTTCAACGCCAAGGGTTAGCTCGCCAATTCTTCCGCCTGATTGAATCGAAACATAAATCAAAGTGTTTGTCATTGAGCAGCTTAAAAAACAACAAGATCGCAATATATATGTACACAAAGTATGGTTTCAAAGTGATTGCTGAAGATGAACATTTCTACAGTTTTATTAAGTTTAATACGAACAGAGAAGTACCGTAATTAAAGTACTTCAGTGTCAGCACAATTCAACAAAAAGGGAGCGAATGCTCCCTTTTCCTTTAAATCCAGCCTTCGGCTAAGTACATTAGTCGTAACTGGCTTGGTGAGCCGAGTTTATCTAATGCGTCAAGCTGGGCGTCACTTAGGTTCGGGCTCTTGTCGAGATACACACGTCCGTTTGCGGCATCCAAAGGCAGCTTGTACGTCAACTTCTCGTTGATTTTGCTCGCTTCACCTTTATCCATTGCTCGGACAGCAGGCATCAGCCAATCCCAATCTTCACTTAACAGCTTTTTAAATGCACCGTTCGCCGTAGATTCCGTCTGACTTGGCATGTCTTCATCGCTCAGTTTAAGCAGTGAGTCGACATCTGGAACAAGATGTTCACTCGGGCTTGAGCCAAGCATTTGTTTGAGTGTTAAGCGTGCGGCTTCCATCTCTTGCGCTTCTTTTGGCGCTTGAGGTGAGCTCATTGACGTATCTTCTTTAGGACCAAGATACGCCATCAGTGCGCGAACTGCCGCCGGCTCTTGCATGCTAAAAGTGAAATCGCCCTTCACGTTTGAAATTTCCAAACGTGGCAGCACACCAGACATTGGCCCTTGTTTGAGTTGGTCTTGCACTTCGTTATTTAAGCCATACGCCCCAGCTTGGCCAGCAACAAAGCCCCCGCCGCTGATAATGCCAGTGGCTAAAGCAGTTCCAATGGCTTCTTTTGCTATCGGCGTAACCCCTGCCGTCGCCACGGAGCTTACACCAAACGTACCCAAACCACCTGTCGCCATGCCAAGTGTGGCACCAACTGCGCCCTCAGCCGACAACATCGCGTGACCAATGGCTAACGTTTGTTGCATTGGCATCGATAAGCGCTGATCTCTTCCCGGCAACTGCGAGATTTGTTCGAGTTGATGATGATACGCTTCGGCATCGCCATTGACGGACGCTTTATGAAGTTCACGCCCTGTGGCGACGAGTAAGCCTACGCCGGGTAACGCCAAATTGATGGCAGCGTTAACACCCGAGCCTTTCAGCTTCTCTTTTCCCATTTCCAACAACTGCGCGCCGAAACCGTCCATTTTCCCAGGATACTGGTTTTCCAAACTGACTTGCATACGCGGATCTTTGCTGATCGAATCAAACGTATTTTTGAGCTGCTGATAGGTGTCACCGTCGACTTTTACTTCATCAAGTAGGCTCACCACTTCCAAAATTTTTCGCTCGGTTAATGGTTCTCCTCGGTAGCCTGACGGACTGACTAATGAATAAGCCAAAAGTGCGGTTTCTGGTTTTTCTTCCTTAAGCAGTGCCTGCTTCAAGTCGAGGTGCGTTTTGATGTTTTCTTGGAAGAACTTAGTGTATTTTTTTCTTAATACGCCTTCGCTAACAGAAGCAAACTTGTGGCCTTTATGGAACGTAGATGGCTCTTTGACTTCGCCTCTTTTGCTGATTACTCGGTCATCTTTTTGCGCGGCAATGGCACGAAACTGTTCCAAATCGGGTACTGGGCTTTGACTGATTTTTTGCGTTGTATTCACCATAACTCCCTCCTACACACGCAGTGGTTGAACATGACTTTGTTCATGATTTGAAGTGGCTGAAAGATCTTGATCCAACATGGCAAAACGCGCTTGCCAAAGTTCGGTCTGTTCGATGATTTCGTGGAACCAAACTGTCAAGTTGGCTGAGTTAAGATGCTCGGTAGGTTGGCGACCCGCTAAGACAAGTTGTCGACTATTCGGGGCGAGCGATAACGCCAAGTTGCCGCTGCCTACTCTTTGGTAATTTGCGCGGGCTAATAGCTCTAAGCCTCTTACGCGCAACTCTCCCGATTTTTCTAAGCCGCCAAACGCAACAGAGAGCATTAAGGCGTCATCTTCTGTGGCGGTGAAGTACAGCACGAATCGATCATCAACGAGAAGCTGACAACG from Vibrio parahaemolyticus encodes the following:
- a CDS encoding alpha/beta hydrolase, whose amino-acid sequence is MSKVTFKNLNGLGISIAAVINVPENFDESKPYPAIVVSHPGGGVKEQTAGTYAKKLSEHGFVTIAFDASFQGESTGEPRQLENPHIRTEDVSAVIDYLTTLDYVDNERIGAMGICAGAGYTANAAINDRRIKAVGTVSMVNIGQMFRNGWDNSVKDSDAIPYIEAGSLARTSDASGAEFVTIPMAPLKEEDAPNEELRQAWEYYHTDRAAYCTAPGFATARSLNQIITYDAFFKAEAFLTQPLLTVVGSEAGSKWMSDDLMERAASTDKHMHVVDGANHMDLYDGETPIAEAIGALAPFFQRTL
- a CDS encoding alpha/beta hydrolase; translated protein: MNTQKVTFRNADMAWDIAALILLPEGFDESKRYPTMISVHPFGSCKEQTSSAVYGKALAELGYVVIAFDASFQGESGGLPRYVEDPSQRVEDISRVIDYAVTLPYVDETRIGGLGICGGGAYVISAALTEKRLKAVVGITPVNVGRLFREGFSLYNPNGTLEAMAAQRTAEARGGELQVNELLPPNLEFAKENGLTERDVFEATDYYKTPRGQTEGGATRMLFSHAQKTLSWDAFAFTETLLTQPVMTVIGQKVGAFGAYRDGQEVYGRAVASKDRQLVDLESWSHYELYDHPQAVGMAMEKVSPFLDKHLK
- a CDS encoding flavodoxin family protein, yielding MFRWTLIVLFILFVLLMVVALVVTQIENSQYRKHKQKQQHLQHSLTGESKTAIVVFSRSGNTATLSEHIANKTNGHVYEIFAKSYALGIPGWISALKDARSNVAEIVPQHIDLSSYDTVYLGSPIWLYSPAPPIWQFVKDNDLTNKRVILFNSFNSKFEQHFIDEFAALVRAKGATSFEHQYVKRGRMGDQLSTDEMLAAFDHLTPQSISSR
- a CDS encoding LysR family transcriptional regulator; this encodes MSSKLCFLEDYAGLVIINIDISLSIDAYWLTIGAVMELRQIKYFLAVANYGGVRKASQVLHVTQPAISRQVSELEGELGVQLFERASRRLTLTLAGEYYRDQMSEMMNNLENTTQMVKRVALGSIGNLKLGSVESVLWEGLVPKYLSTFREKNPDIAMEMVTDNTVKLLDQIENGNLDCAFVYLFKNLDSSYNTIELRKDNMAFAYPASWREKFNESISVEQLNSLPFIRFPRSSYPTFYDWQEQKFKSLGLTPNVLHWAHHESSMLALVAAGQGVAIVNSRHIARTSALVQFLPLHKFELQLPLCFVWKKDKVKPVVETLSNQLLERLDR
- a CDS encoding DMT family transporter; translated protein: MNTSSLKTHKKGNFIKGIGYGIATVSCWGVMNVTTHDALRSGFLPNDLTMLRYCIAGMICLPWVLVNHSKEQGLLPWLKASVFALLAGPLYGWLVNKGMQLTPLTYASVMVPTFTMLITILLLFSMKIDVSKNQVIGTFVIIFGLYSLISSNSSPSPQSQMGVLAFLLAGFIWSCFTILLKKWELELVPTIFMMNIVSGIVYVPIFLSSEQSELSSIPIEHWAEQIVVQSILASIVVVFTFAKAVEYLGASIASTLPALIPLVSISLAIWFFEQSITTNEKIALTVISIGFVLCTLCKHTKKQER
- a CDS encoding GNAT family N-acetyltransferase, which codes for MGNELISRNFGKRDEKKKLQIVTYSESNELFAVFKQYMMPTIDGAIGWDEDFQFDGFVENLKRDWFRWLIVRNEKAGLVCFRTIESRIHIHLLIVFHPFQRQGLARQFFRLIESKHKSKCLSLSSLKNNKIAIYMYTKYGFKVIAEDEHFYSFIKFNTNREVP
- the vopQ gene encoding type III secretion system effector VopQ gives rise to the protein MVNTTQKISQSPVPDLEQFRAIAAQKDDRVISKRGEVKEPSTFHKGHKFASVSEGVLRKKYTKFFQENIKTHLDLKQALLKEEKPETALLAYSLVSPSGYRGEPLTERKILEVVSLLDEVKVDGDTYQQLKNTFDSISKDPRMQVSLENQYPGKMDGFGAQLLEMGKEKLKGSGVNAAINLALPGVGLLVATGRELHKASVNGDAEAYHHQLEQISQLPGRDQRLSMPMQQTLAIGHAMLSAEGAVGATLGMATGGLGTFGVSSVATAGVTPIAKEAIGTALATGIISGGGFVAGQAGAYGLNNEVQDQLKQGPMSGVLPRLEISNVKGDFTFSMQEPAAVRALMAYLGPKEDTSMSSPQAPKEAQEMEAARLTLKQMLGSSPSEHLVPDVDSLLKLSDEDMPSQTESTANGAFKKLLSEDWDWLMPAVRAMDKGEASKINEKLTYKLPLDAANGRVYLDKSPNLSDAQLDALDKLGSPSQLRLMYLAEGWI
- the vecA gene encoding CesT family type III secretion system chaperone VecA produces the protein MNTIQPLLDEFCRLNELPPLILEDGNRCQLLVDDRFVLYFTATEDDALMLSVAFGGLEKSGELRVRGLELLARANYQRVGSGNLALSLAPNSRQLVLAGRQPTEHLNSANLTVWFHEIIEQTELWQARFAMLDQDLSATSNHEQSHVQPLRV